The proteins below come from a single Cylindrospermopsis raciborskii Cr2010 genomic window:
- a CDS encoding glycosyltransferase family protein, which translates to MTDILILSNGPGEVTTWVRPVVIALREQLGNDISQVRISVILSPCPHATGKEARIAKSYPQVNRVQAPEHFWEFVFTGKTAENWDWRKKGVVIFLGGDQVFSVIVGRRLGYKTLVYAEWEARWHGLIDCFAVMNSQVMKNVSPKHIHKFHVVGDLMLEAANKDYVTSKSPSLDTGTPLVGLLPGSKPAKLTQGVPLELAIAEYIYAKRPHTKFFIPVAPTLDLLTLASFANPQKNKFAQSFGFQGAYLKDNYLETSEGLMVELTQENPAYHLLSSCAICLTTVGANTAELGALGVPMIVLLPTQQLDAMRSWDGLPGLLANLPVVGSSLAKLINWWFLRNKGLLAWPNIWAGREIVPELVGNLAPHAVGEMVLDLLENPLKLAQMKHQLLITRGKSGAGKRLVQLVETLLSA; encoded by the coding sequence ATGACTGATATTCTAATTCTTTCTAATGGACCAGGAGAAGTAACAACTTGGGTACGTCCTGTGGTCATAGCTCTCAGAGAACAATTGGGCAATGATATTTCTCAGGTGAGAATTTCTGTGATTTTATCACCCTGTCCCCATGCTACTGGTAAGGAAGCTAGGATCGCTAAGTCCTATCCACAGGTGAATAGGGTTCAAGCTCCTGAACACTTCTGGGAGTTTGTATTCACGGGCAAAACTGCGGAAAATTGGGATTGGCGTAAAAAAGGTGTGGTGATATTTCTGGGGGGAGATCAGGTTTTCTCTGTAATTGTTGGCAGAAGGTTGGGATACAAAACCCTAGTTTATGCGGAATGGGAAGCTAGATGGCATGGTCTAATTGACTGTTTTGCAGTTATGAACTCCCAGGTGATGAAAAATGTTTCACCCAAGCATATTCATAAGTTTCATGTTGTGGGCGACTTGATGTTAGAAGCTGCTAATAAGGATTATGTAACTTCAAAGTCCCCTAGTTTAGATACTGGAACCCCCTTGGTTGGACTTTTGCCCGGATCCAAACCTGCTAAGTTGACTCAGGGTGTGCCCCTAGAATTAGCTATAGCCGAATATATTTATGCTAAAAGACCCCATACCAAGTTTTTTATACCCGTAGCACCGACTCTAGATTTACTGACCTTGGCCAGTTTTGCCAATCCTCAAAAAAACAAGTTTGCCCAATCCTTTGGTTTTCAAGGTGCATACTTAAAGGATAATTATCTAGAAACTTCTGAGGGGTTAATGGTAGAATTGACTCAAGAAAACCCCGCTTATCACTTGTTATCTTCCTGTGCTATTTGTTTAACTACGGTGGGAGCAAACACTGCTGAACTGGGAGCTTTAGGTGTACCAATGATTGTGTTATTACCTACCCAACAATTAGATGCTATGCGCTCTTGGGATGGTCTACCGGGACTGCTGGCAAATTTACCCGTTGTGGGTTCCAGTTTGGCAAAATTGATTAATTGGTGGTTCCTCCGAAATAAGGGTTTACTGGCCTGGCCTAATATTTGGGCGGGGCGAGAAATTGTCCCGGAATTGGTTGGTAACTTGGCACCTCACGCGGTGGGAGAAATGGTTTTAGACCTGTTAGAAAATCCTCTCAAATTGGCTCAAATGAAACACCAATTGCTAATAACTAGGGGTAAAAGTGGCGCTGGGAAACGTTTGGTTCAACTGGTAGAGACTTTGTTATCTGCTTGA
- the gatA gene encoding Asp-tRNA(Asn)/Glu-tRNA(Gln) amidotransferase subunit GatA: MPSIRQLHQQLVSKERSAIEIVQDYLERIHLLEPKLHSFLNITAEHALAQAGNVDGKIASGEEISILAGIPIGVKDNLCTKGIVTTCGSKILEGFIPPYESTVTQKLNQMGAVTVGKTNLDEFAMGSSTENSAYQTTANPWDISTVPGGSSGGSAAAVAAAECVVSLGSDTGGSIRQPASFCGVVGMKPTYGLVSRYGLVAYASSLDQIGPFGRTVEDAAILLNAIAGYDPHDSTSLKVEIPDYTANLTPDLKEKKLKVGVIRETFGEGLDEEVSSAVNQAIAQLRDLGVEIQEISCPRFRYGVPSYYIIAPSEASANLARYDGVKYGIRAQDPDNLLSMYNRTRAIGFGPEVKRRIMIGTYALSAGYYDAYYLKAQKVRTLIKEDFEQAFTKVDVLLTPTAPTTAFKAGEKITDPLSMYLNDLMTIPVNLAGLPAISVPCGFDSKGLPIGMQLIGKVLREDQLFQVAYAYEQSNNWHLKTAMISE; encoded by the coding sequence ATGCCATCCATTCGCCAATTACACCAACAGCTAGTCAGTAAAGAACGTTCCGCTATTGAAATTGTCCAAGACTACCTGGAACGGATTCACCTTTTAGAACCAAAGCTACACAGTTTTTTGAATATTACTGCGGAACATGCTTTAGCACAAGCTGGTAATGTAGATGGTAAGATTGCTTCAGGGGAAGAAATTAGCATTTTGGCGGGCATACCTATTGGTGTGAAAGATAACCTATGTACCAAAGGTATTGTCACCACCTGCGGGTCAAAAATTCTGGAAGGGTTTATCCCCCCTTATGAGTCAACGGTAACTCAAAAGTTAAATCAGATGGGAGCAGTGACAGTAGGAAAGACTAATTTGGATGAGTTTGCCATGGGGAGTTCTACGGAAAATTCCGCCTATCAAACCACTGCTAACCCTTGGGATATATCCACAGTTCCCGGTGGTTCCTCCGGAGGTTCAGCAGCAGCAGTAGCAGCAGCAGAATGTGTGGTATCCCTGGGTTCGGACACGGGAGGATCAATCCGTCAACCAGCTTCTTTTTGCGGTGTGGTAGGGATGAAACCTACTTATGGACTGGTTTCTCGCTACGGATTGGTTGCTTATGCTTCTTCTTTGGATCAAATAGGTCCTTTTGGTAGAACCGTGGAAGATGCAGCAATTTTGTTAAATGCGATCGCCGGTTATGATCCTCATGACTCCACCAGTTTAAAAGTGGAAATTCCCGATTACACTGCCAATTTAACCCCGGATTTAAAAGAGAAAAAACTCAAAGTGGGGGTAATTAGGGAAACCTTTGGTGAGGGTCTAGATGAGGAGGTTTCCTCAGCAGTCAACCAGGCGATCGCCCAATTAAGAGATTTAGGGGTAGAAATCCAGGAAATCTCCTGTCCTCGTTTCCGCTATGGGGTTCCCAGTTACTACATCATTGCTCCGTCAGAAGCATCAGCCAACCTTGCTCGTTATGATGGTGTGAAATATGGGATTCGCGCCCAGGATCCGGATAATTTGTTATCCATGTATAACCGCACCCGTGCCATAGGATTTGGACCAGAAGTTAAACGACGAATTATGATTGGTACTTATGCTTTAAGTGCAGGCTATTATGATGCTTATTACTTAAAAGCCCAAAAGGTTCGTACTTTGATAAAGGAAGATTTTGAACAGGCATTTACTAAAGTTGATGTTCTACTAACCCCCACAGCACCAACCACAGCATTTAAAGCTGGGGAAAAAATAACAGACCCTTTAAGTATGTATCTCAATGACCTAATGACTATTCCTGTTAATCTAGCTGGATTGCCTGCAATTAGCGTGCCCTGTGGTTTTGATAGCAAGGGTTTACCAATTGGAATGCAATTAATTGGGAAGGTGCTAAGGGAGGATCAACTTTTTCAGGTAGCCTACGCCTATGAGCAGTCAAATAACTGGCATTTAAAAACTGCCATGATATCCGAATAA
- a CDS encoding uracil-DNA glycosylase: MNSDTQLSLFNESVLDQKGLIPTDAKIPVPVGTYVNVNELTLHCENCHRCGLGKNRTHAVVGRGNPQAKIMIIGEAPGQHEDETGLPFVGKSGQLLDKILASVNLTTEQDVYICNIVKCRPPENRVPTSEESDACRPYLLEQIRLIDPKIILLTGATAVKGVTGSKLPITKIRGQWLEWEGRLCMPIFHPSYLLRNPSKEQGSPKWLMWQDIQQIRNRYDQISSR, encoded by the coding sequence ATGAACAGCGACACCCAACTAAGTCTATTTAACGAATCAGTCCTTGACCAAAAGGGGCTGATTCCCACTGATGCCAAAATTCCCGTTCCCGTGGGAACCTATGTAAATGTGAACGAGTTAACACTCCACTGTGAAAATTGTCATCGGTGTGGACTGGGTAAAAATCGCACTCATGCAGTGGTAGGAAGGGGAAACCCACAAGCTAAAATCATGATTATTGGCGAAGCACCAGGACAACATGAAGATGAAACTGGCTTGCCATTTGTGGGTAAATCTGGACAGTTGTTAGATAAAATCCTGGCATCCGTGAATTTGACCACAGAGCAGGATGTGTATATATGCAACATTGTCAAATGTCGTCCACCGGAAAACCGAGTTCCTACTTCAGAGGAAAGTGATGCTTGTAGACCGTACCTATTAGAACAAATCCGCCTGATTGATCCAAAAATCATTTTATTAACAGGTGCTACTGCTGTAAAAGGGGTTACAGGTAGCAAGCTGCCAATTACGAAAATTCGCGGGCAGTGGTTAGAATGGGAAGGACGCTTATGTATGCCCATTTTTCATCCTTCCTATCTATTACGTAACCCTTCTAAAGAGCAAGGGTCCCCCAAGTGGTTAATGTGGCAAGACATACAACAAATCAGAAACAGATATGATCAAATATCAAGCAGATAA
- a CDS encoding ABC transporter ATP-binding protein encodes MEVIQLNQVSLWRRTQEEFSYDLKRTLLSIVEGKYRKPVKKLVLDNINLVVKQGEKIGIIGANGSGKSTLLKIICGILRPTQGKVRINGKIAPLIELGAGFDPDISVMDNIVLYGVLLGFSRSEMKARAYSILEFAELQDYALVPVKGLSSGMVARLGFAIATDVQPDILILDEVLSVGDERFKHKCQQRIERFWNADATVLVVSHDLEFVKHSCQRIIWLDHGQIKYMGDGQHAVQSYLTGTGGL; translated from the coding sequence ATGGAAGTAATTCAGCTTAACCAAGTTTCCCTGTGGAGAAGAACACAAGAAGAGTTTTCCTACGATTTAAAAAGAACCCTACTTTCCATTGTGGAAGGTAAATATCGTAAACCCGTGAAAAAATTAGTTTTAGATAATATAAATTTAGTTGTAAAACAAGGGGAGAAAATTGGAATTATTGGTGCTAATGGTTCTGGGAAATCAACACTTTTAAAAATCATTTGTGGCATTTTGCGACCCACCCAGGGCAAGGTACGTATCAATGGCAAAATAGCACCTTTAATCGAATTAGGCGCGGGTTTTGATCCTGATATTTCCGTTATGGATAATATTGTACTTTACGGAGTATTATTAGGATTTTCTAGATCGGAGATGAAAGCAAGAGCATATTCAATTTTAGAATTTGCCGAATTGCAAGATTATGCTTTAGTTCCCGTTAAAGGATTGTCCTCTGGGATGGTAGCAAGGTTGGGTTTTGCTATTGCTACGGATGTACAACCAGACATTTTAATTTTAGATGAAGTCTTATCTGTGGGAGATGAAAGATTTAAGCATAAATGTCAACAGCGGATTGAAAGATTTTGGAATGCGGATGCAACAGTTTTAGTGGTCTCCCATGATTTAGAGTTTGTTAAACATTCTTGTCAAAGAATAATTTGGTTAGATCATGGACAGATAAAATATATGGGTGATGGACAGCATGCTGTTCAGTCTTATTTAACTGGTACAGGAGGATTGTAA
- the rpsR gene encoding 30S ribosomal protein S18 produces the protein MSYYRRRLSPIKPGEPIDYKDVELLRKFMTERGKILPRRITGLTSQQQRQLTLAIKRARILALLPFINAEG, from the coding sequence ATGAGCTATTATCGTCGTCGTCTGTCACCTATTAAACCAGGAGAACCCATAGACTATAAAGATGTTGAGTTACTGCGTAAATTCATGACAGAACGTGGTAAGATCCTACCAAGAAGGATTACTGGGTTGACATCTCAGCAACAACGGCAATTAACTTTGGCGATTAAACGAGCCCGCATTCTAGCCCTGTTGCCATTTATCAATGCCGAAGGGTAA
- a CDS encoding helix-turn-helix domain-containing protein has protein sequence MTTASAYSLNVPGHPTEPISKEELRSLLKEVESQLYHSHAYRAVVDKAQKLFDISHEQLTNFNKLIQAISREAIALTFERFVTKQSATSTDSSKNDSTDSNDIKELSNQTVKISEQVLENRSQPNDPSPKPKSEQKPDRVKGENKPDPQKTFKKWPWQNQKLSKSQLVAKKAEEERLEALRQIGAQLKKARESQGLTLHKLTMYTYISPNQMAAVENGEVEKLPEDVLIRGFIRIMGNALGLNGANLANSLPISDNCKSILPSWYKNKKPSRSLNMELSSTHLYLGYTALVASALGGLSMMYEQANNQGIKNFQSINPSLSSSCGSGEKATNVNHQSPIQHGKIGSCFGPQISPPEAL, from the coding sequence ATGACTACCGCATCTGCTTACTCCCTAAATGTTCCCGGGCATCCCACTGAGCCAATCAGTAAGGAAGAATTGCGATCGCTGCTTAAAGAGGTAGAATCCCAGCTGTATCATAGCCATGCTTACCGTGCGGTTGTGGATAAAGCACAGAAACTATTTGACATATCTCATGAACAGCTCACTAATTTTAATAAGTTAATACAAGCTATTAGTAGAGAAGCGATCGCGCTAACTTTTGAGCGATTTGTCACCAAACAATCCGCTACTAGCACGGACAGTAGCAAAAATGATTCTACTGATAGTAATGATATAAAAGAACTCAGCAATCAAACGGTTAAGATATCTGAACAAGTTTTGGAAAATAGATCACAGCCAAATGATCCGAGTCCAAAACCAAAAAGCGAGCAAAAACCAGACAGGGTGAAAGGCGAAAACAAACCGGATCCACAAAAAACATTCAAAAAGTGGCCATGGCAAAATCAAAAACTTTCCAAAAGTCAACTAGTTGCAAAAAAAGCGGAGGAAGAGAGATTAGAAGCCTTACGTCAAATAGGTGCACAACTGAAAAAAGCTAGGGAATCTCAAGGGTTAACCCTACATAAACTAACTATGTATACTTATATATCACCAAATCAGATGGCAGCAGTGGAAAATGGGGAGGTGGAAAAATTGCCCGAAGATGTGTTAATTCGGGGCTTCATTAGAATTATGGGTAATGCTTTGGGATTGAATGGAGCTAATTTGGCTAATTCTTTGCCCATAAGCGACAATTGTAAATCAATTCTACCATCTTGGTATAAAAATAAAAAGCCTTCTCGATCATTGAACATGGAACTTAGTTCGACTCACTTATATTTGGGGTATACAGCTCTTGTAGCTAGTGCTCTAGGTGGGTTATCCATGATGTACGAACAGGCAAATAATCAAGGGATCAAAAATTTCCAATCAATTAATCCTTCCTTGTCATCATCATGTGGGTCAGGTGAAAAAGCCACAAATGTTAATCATCAAAGTCCCATACAGCATGGTAAAATAGGAAGTTGTTTCGGTCCTCAAATTTCCCCACCCGAGGCGCTATAG
- the rpmG gene encoding 50S ribosomal protein L33 has product MAKSKGARIIVTLECTECRTNPDKRSPGVSRYTSTKNRRNTTSRLELKKFCPHCNKHTVHKEIK; this is encoded by the coding sequence ATGGCTAAGAGCAAAGGTGCCCGCATAATAGTGACACTAGAATGCACCGAGTGTCGAACAAATCCAGACAAGCGTTCTCCAGGCGTTTCTCGCTATACTAGCACCAAGAATCGTCGGAACACCACCAGTCGGTTAGAGCTGAAAAAGTTCTGCCCCCATTGTAATAAGCATACTGTTCACAAGGAAATTAAGTAA
- a CDS encoding ribonuclease catalytic domain-containing protein has product MEKGTLVEFRVQGDRRLGVVDRPDGKTRWFVVDERGQSHSLAPRQITYIISNGEGYKSTQIPRFLEQVEPYLDPSSLEVAWELLVAEGESVTPSQMANLLFSETLPYQCYAAHCLLSDDKLFFKQKGEVYEPRSASQVAERKHQIEVETQKAQGQQEFLLRVERALKGDTVEWQKSDRQRLDALEKYATLVADIIRMGVNSESLVRNYPPPGSVLETMNMLGRSATPPAALQLLVDLGWWSPHENLFLRRSSIPIQFPSKILEVAQEILDSPPADLDVNRLDLKHLKVYTIDDESTTEIDDGLSCELLEDGRQRVWIHIADPTRWLIPEDELDLEARRRGSTVYLPTGMIPMFPEVLATGPMSLIQGRLCCSLSFSVILDDSGGVAEYSIHPCLIKPTYRLTYEDVDEMLDLAVQAEPEIQAIAGLAQKRKTWRNNQGAISITMPEAMIKVKNDEISIDILDESPSRQLVAEMMILAGEVAARYAKSHNIPLPFRGQPQPELPPEEELLQLPPGFVRFCALRRCMPKSEMSTTPLRHAGLGLDTYTQATSPIRRYSDLLTHFQLKAHLRGEEPPFSAEQIREVMMTVSNTTQELTMVERQTNRYYALEYLRRHLEQVWEVIVLMWLREDSNLALILFEDLGLQLPMMFKRSVKLGERVLVKVALADPQKDIIQFQEIVYQDVVN; this is encoded by the coding sequence GTGGAGAAGGGGACGCTGGTTGAATTTAGGGTTCAAGGCGATCGCCGACTGGGAGTGGTAGATCGTCCAGACGGTAAGACTCGTTGGTTTGTGGTGGATGAAAGGGGTCAATCCCACAGCCTGGCACCCCGACAAATAACCTATATCATTAGTAACGGAGAGGGTTATAAGTCAACACAGATTCCCAGGTTTTTGGAGCAGGTTGAACCGTACTTAGATCCATCTAGTCTAGAGGTAGCCTGGGAATTGTTGGTAGCTGAGGGAGAAAGTGTCACCCCCAGTCAAATGGCAAATCTACTGTTTTCTGAGACCTTACCATACCAGTGTTATGCCGCCCATTGCTTACTATCGGATGACAAACTATTTTTCAAGCAAAAGGGAGAAGTTTATGAACCGCGTAGTGCTTCCCAGGTAGCAGAAAGAAAACACCAGATAGAAGTAGAAACCCAAAAAGCTCAAGGACAACAGGAATTTTTACTCCGAGTAGAACGGGCACTCAAAGGTGACACAGTAGAATGGCAAAAGTCTGACCGTCAACGTTTAGATGCCCTGGAAAAATATGCTACTTTAGTAGCCGATATTATACGTATGGGGGTAAATTCGGAATCTTTGGTGCGTAACTATCCACCTCCAGGTTCCGTATTAGAAACTATGAATATGCTGGGACGTTCTGCAACTCCCCCAGCAGCTTTGCAATTACTGGTCGACCTAGGGTGGTGGAGTCCCCATGAAAACCTATTCCTGCGTCGTTCCTCAATTCCCATTCAGTTCCCTAGCAAAATATTAGAAGTGGCGCAAGAAATTTTGGATTCCCCACCAGCGGATTTAGATGTTAACCGGTTAGACCTCAAGCATCTTAAAGTCTACACTATTGATGATGAAAGCACTACAGAAATAGATGATGGTTTAAGTTGTGAATTGCTGGAGGATGGAAGACAACGGGTCTGGATACATATTGCTGATCCCACCCGGTGGTTAATACCAGAAGACGAGCTAGATCTAGAGGCCAGGAGACGGGGTAGTACGGTTTACCTACCCACAGGAATGATCCCCATGTTTCCAGAAGTGTTGGCCACAGGTCCCATGAGTCTGATACAGGGAAGGCTTTGTTGTTCCCTCAGCTTCAGCGTAATTCTAGATGATAGTGGTGGGGTTGCAGAGTATAGTATTCATCCCTGCTTAATTAAACCTACCTATCGCCTGACCTACGAAGATGTAGATGAAATGCTAGATTTGGCAGTGCAAGCAGAACCAGAAATTCAAGCGATCGCCGGTTTAGCACAGAAAAGGAAAACCTGGAGGAACAACCAGGGAGCAATCAGTATTACTATGCCAGAAGCGATGATCAAAGTCAAAAATGATGAGATCAGCATAGACATATTGGATGAGTCCCCATCTCGACAATTAGTGGCGGAAATGATGATTTTAGCGGGAGAAGTAGCAGCACGTTATGCTAAAAGCCATAATATTCCCCTACCCTTTCGTGGTCAACCCCAACCGGAACTACCACCGGAAGAGGAATTACTGCAACTCCCTCCAGGGTTTGTGAGATTTTGCGCTCTACGTCGATGTATGCCAAAAAGCGAGATGAGCACAACCCCCCTACGTCATGCAGGTTTAGGACTAGACACTTATACTCAGGCTACTTCCCCTATTCGTCGTTACAGCGACTTACTCACCCACTTTCAACTCAAAGCCCATTTAAGGGGTGAAGAACCACCTTTTTCTGCTGAACAAATCAGAGAGGTGATGATGACTGTGAGCAATACCACCCAAGAATTAACCATGGTAGAACGGCAAACCAACAGATACTACGCCTTAGAATACCTACGTCGTCATCTAGAACAAGTATGGGAGGTGATAGTTTTGATGTGGTTAAGGGAAGATAGTAATCTGGCATTGATTTTATTTGAGGATCTAGGTTTACAACTACCAATGATGTTTAAGCGCTCTGTAAAATTAGGTGAAAGGGTATTAGTCAAGGTAGCTCTTGCAGACCCGCAAAAAGATATCATCCAGTTTCAAGAAATAGTGTATCAAGACGTTGTAAATTAA
- a CDS encoding glycosyltransferase: MVNQLELPSLHQIPRQKIENHHLQNIIFPTTTICTVEELFFRNNDQVIFNYEHQILELKPGNLVSLDTYFNGFYVDNWREYTSLVDINVSLKFQGTGKVSLYNIDRLGETKTLLAQKIIKSNTTKELEEILVFKNLDISSYTGMIYLEILALEMCQISHGHFSTSEQPKQQVKIALVICTYKREKYIQKNIQLLGSHLSENPQYRNQLEVWIIDNGRTLNIEDIKDINNNLKIHLIPNKNAGGSGGFARGMLEVIENSNQFSHILLMDDDILFHPEIFNRVWVFLSLCHGKYAKEICLGSSMLRLDKKYIQHEKGAYWNRSQGFVPVKQNMDLRKLKDTLFNEVDEYIDYSGWWFFCFPVHIIKEHGLPYPFFIKVDDVEFCRRIGKKIIILNGISVWHEPFENKKNPSIEYYYFRNSMIYHSLYFEQEFSRIKAIKWFLKPLLRELFCYRYETAKSIIKATVDFLKGPHALVANHPEEKHKQVCQSEEKTSRNPDLCFVYKKYWESVEKTESKLHRFWRLLTLNGHLLPDWLFFEDDTLSDKGYSIVPSNNGRPLNTFRVKKVLYYNLTTQEGFIVKFCRREFFRIFISALWLALLMMIQLERTKRQYIDSFTKFTSPNFWETYLEIAPQSSKYGE, translated from the coding sequence ATGGTTAATCAACTGGAATTGCCCTCTCTCCATCAGATTCCTCGCCAGAAAATAGAGAACCATCATCTGCAAAATATTATTTTTCCCACAACTACTATTTGTACAGTTGAAGAATTATTTTTTAGGAATAATGACCAGGTAATCTTTAACTATGAGCATCAAATCCTGGAGTTAAAACCGGGTAATCTTGTTAGTTTAGACACATATTTTAATGGTTTTTATGTGGATAATTGGCGAGAATATACTAGTTTAGTAGATATAAATGTCAGTTTAAAGTTTCAAGGTACTGGCAAAGTGAGTCTTTATAACATTGACAGATTAGGTGAAACTAAAACCCTCTTGGCACAAAAAATAATCAAGAGTAACACAACCAAGGAATTGGAGGAAATCCTAGTTTTTAAAAATCTGGATATATCATCCTATACGGGAATGATATATTTAGAAATCCTGGCTCTAGAAATGTGTCAGATTAGTCACGGTCACTTTTCAACTTCCGAGCAACCCAAGCAACAGGTAAAAATAGCACTGGTAATTTGTACTTACAAAAGAGAAAAGTATATTCAGAAAAATATTCAATTATTAGGATCACATCTCTCAGAAAATCCCCAATATAGAAATCAATTAGAAGTATGGATCATTGATAATGGTAGAACATTAAATATAGAAGATATTAAAGATATCAATAATAACCTAAAAATTCACCTTATACCTAATAAAAATGCAGGAGGGAGTGGTGGTTTTGCCAGAGGAATGCTGGAAGTAATTGAAAATTCAAATCAGTTCTCTCATATTCTGCTGATGGATGATGACATTCTCTTTCACCCAGAAATTTTTAACAGAGTCTGGGTTTTCTTGAGTTTATGCCATGGAAAATATGCAAAAGAAATTTGTCTTGGCAGTAGTATGTTAAGACTAGATAAGAAATATATACAGCATGAAAAAGGAGCATACTGGAACAGAAGTCAAGGTTTTGTACCCGTCAAGCAGAATATGGACTTAAGGAAATTAAAAGATACCTTGTTCAATGAAGTAGATGAGTATATTGATTACAGTGGTTGGTGGTTTTTTTGTTTTCCGGTTCACATAATCAAAGAGCATGGACTACCATATCCATTTTTTATCAAGGTAGACGATGTAGAATTTTGTCGAAGAATTGGTAAAAAAATCATCATTTTAAATGGTATAAGTGTATGGCATGAACCATTTGAAAATAAAAAAAATCCATCTATTGAATATTACTATTTCCGAAATAGTATGATTTACCATAGTCTATATTTTGAACAAGAATTTAGTAGAATAAAAGCAATCAAATGGTTTTTAAAACCCTTGTTAAGGGAACTATTTTGCTATAGATATGAAACAGCAAAAAGTATTATCAAAGCCACCGTAGATTTCCTCAAAGGTCCCCATGCTTTAGTTGCTAACCATCCCGAAGAAAAGCATAAACAAGTCTGTCAATCTGAGGAAAAAACCAGTAGAAATCCAGACCTATGCTTTGTGTATAAAAAATATTGGGAAAGTGTAGAAAAGACCGAAAGTAAATTACATAGGTTTTGGAGACTTTTAACCCTTAATGGTCATCTTTTACCCGATTGGTTATTTTTTGAGGATGACACATTGAGCGATAAGGGATATAGTATTGTGCCATCTAATAATGGTAGACCCTTAAATACCTTTAGGGTGAAAAAAGTTTTATATTACAACTTAACAACACAGGAAGGATTCATAGTTAAATTTTGCCGGAGAGAATTTTTTAGAATTTTTATATCGGCTTTGTGGTTGGCATTATTAATGATGATTCAACTAGAAAGAACTAAACGGCAATATATAGACTCATTTACTAAATTTACCAGTCCTAATTTCTGGGAAACTTATCTAGAAATAGCCCCACAGTCATCTAAATATGGAGAATAA
- the radC gene encoding RadC family protein yields the protein MTYCLRISDLPENERPRERLITHGAKVLATAELIAILLGTGQGPGKLSAVGLGQHILQELGKDQGDPLAALRDATPAQLTEIHGVGSAKATSILAAVELGKRVFLSRPAEGAIIDSPIAAAATLSQDLMWQSQEKFAVLLLDVKNRFLGTKIITIGTATETLASPRDIFREVIRHGATRMIIAHNHPSGNLEPSQADIDLTRQLLSGAQLLNIPILDHLILGNGNHQSLREITSLWDDFPQEN from the coding sequence ATGACCTATTGTCTGAGAATAAGTGACCTACCAGAAAATGAGCGTCCGAGGGAAAGACTAATTACCCATGGGGCGAAGGTTTTAGCTACTGCGGAACTGATTGCCATTCTACTAGGAACAGGACAAGGTCCTGGTAAACTATCCGCCGTAGGTTTGGGTCAACACATACTACAAGAACTGGGAAAAGATCAAGGGGATCCCCTAGCTGCTTTGCGGGATGCTACCCCTGCTCAGTTGACTGAAATTCACGGTGTGGGATCTGCAAAGGCCACATCGATTCTAGCTGCGGTGGAACTAGGAAAAAGAGTTTTTCTATCTCGTCCTGCGGAGGGAGCGATTATTGACAGTCCCATAGCAGCTGCGGCTACCCTGAGTCAAGACTTAATGTGGCAAAGTCAAGAAAAATTTGCAGTTTTACTATTAGACGTGAAAAATCGGTTTTTAGGAACGAAAATAATTACCATTGGTACTGCAACTGAAACCTTAGCGTCTCCCCGGGACATTTTTCGAGAGGTAATTCGACACGGTGCAACACGTATGATCATTGCCCATAATCATCCTTCGGGTAATTTAGAGCCTAGCCAAGCAGATATAGACTTGACCAGACAATTGCTATCAGGCGCACAGCTGTTAAATATTCCCATATTAGACCATCTGATATTGGGTAATGGCAATCATCAAAGTTTGCGAGAGATTACTAGTCTTTGGGATGATTTCCCCCAGGAGAATTAG